In the genome of Armatimonadota bacterium, the window GATTGCGGGCTACCGCAAGCCGGGCTCCCTTTACTCTGACCGGAGATCAACAAACGGGGGCTTCCCGATCCCGGACCGGGAAGCCCTGTCAAGTCCTCAGCTTGCGTCAAGCACTGTGTCCCGAAGCCAACGTAATCAGATTGGGCAGAGGCGCATCTACGGTGTGATTACCCAGACCGACTGGTCGAAGCTGATCAGCCACGGGAAGAAGAGCACAATACCGGCTTCTTTGTAGCTGACCTTTGCCTTCATATTCTTCGTGCCCGCCTGGATGAAGCGCTCCGGATTCGTCGTGATGCTGACCTCGACGATCGAGTCCACAGTCGTCGCGATCATGAAGTCGACCTGCTCGTAAGAGTTCGTGTCGTAGTTCCACAGCTCGATCCACTGCCCGATGTTGTTGATCTCGGCGTGAGCCTCTACCCTGAACCGAAGCTCGGAAGGCGTCTCGGTCGGAGCGGTGCCCTCTATGACGAGCTGCACCTGCCGCTCAGACTGGTTCAGCGTGATCCCCGGCCTAACCCGCATCCAGCTGTCGTCGCTCGCGAACGGATCGTTCAGTCCGCCGCCGGTCAGCATCCCGCGGAACAGGAAGAAGCTGTCCGGCGGCACCGTGACCGCCTGTGAGCACTTGATCGTTGCGTAGTCCCGGTCCGTGCCGGAGCCGACCGATTCGCCTGTCACATACACGTTTCCGGCGCTGTCCACTACAAGCGCCAAAGCTCGATCATGATTGTTGCCCGGGCCGCTGTAGCGCATTTCCCAGAGCTGGTTTCCATTCGTGTCGTACTTCAACGTCGCGTACTCCCTGATCAAGCCGGAGCCATTCGACCAGCCGGTCACATACACGTTGCCCCCGCTGTCGACAGCAAGCGCACGGGCTTCATCGCGCGCGTTGCCCGGGCCGTTGAATCGCCTTTCCCAGAGCCGACTGCCTGCCTCTCGTCGCCTAGCCCGCAAACCCAGCACGCCGCATCGTCAGGTGCCCGCAACCGCATTGCGGCGGCTGTTTAGACTCGAAGCTGGGTCGCTGTCATGAGATCTCGGCTACAATCTCGATGTCCGAAACAGTGTCTTTGCAAGTCCGCCATGGCCGACACCTCATCCTATTCGTTTTACTTTGCCGTATGTCTGGCCGTTGCCGCTATGCCGAGTAGCATCCTTGCCCAATTTCTACCACCAGACCGTGGGTTTACCAGCTCACAACCCGCCGAGACGTGGGAGCATGGGCTGATCACTGGCAACGGTACGATTGGGGCAAACGTCTTCGGCCGGCCGCTCGATGAGACGGTGATCTTCACGCACGAGCGGATGTTCTTGCCGCAGGGCCCGCCGACCGTACCGCCGGACAACGGAGCACGGATTGGCGAGATCCGCGCGCTGATCGCCGAGGGCAAGTACAAAGAAGCGACGGGGCTCGCGTTCGAGTTCTCGGGGCAGCGGAGCTTTATGTACCCCGACCCGTTCGTTCCTGTGTTCGACATGAACATAAGGATGGACGGCTCGGTGGCGGACGACTACATGCGGGCGGTCGACTTTCAGACCGGCGAAACGATCGTGCGCTGGTCGGACGAGCGCGGCGAGTTCGAGCGGCGGTTGTTCGTCTCTCGTACTGACGGCTTTGCGATGATGAAGATTAGCGGGCCGAAGGGGCAAGTCGGCTGCACTGTTTCCTTAAGCCCTCGCAAACCCGACGAGAAGTTGGGTGAACAGACCGTCGACAATTCGAACAACCGGTTTCTGCGAAATGTCGCCGACATCGAGATTGAAGCTAAAGGGAGCACTCTAACGTGGCGCAACACCTTTGCGAATGCATACCCGGGGAGCATCCAAGCTATCGAGGGCGCCGTCTACGCAGCTGTGTTCGGCGGGAGAGTAGTTGCGAAAGATGGCGAGCTTATCGTTAGTGGCGCCGATATGGTCTATCTGCTGATCGACATCGAACCGATCTACGATACAGCTGACTCAAGGGTCTGGGAGATGGCTCTCGATCTCGAAACAACGCCGATGAACTACGAAGCACTGCTTGATCTGCATGCGGAGATCCATGGAGAGCTGTTCAATCGGATGCGGCTCGACCTAGGCGGGCAAGAGCACGGCCTCACGACAGAAGAACTGCTTGAGAAAACATCGAACGACGAGTTGAACCGCACCTTGATCGAGAAGGAGTTCGACGCGGGGCGGTACAACATTATCTGCAGCACGGGCGAACTGCCGCCGGTGCTGCAGGGCGTTTGGGGCGGGACCTATGTGCCCGGCTGGGCGAGCGACTTCACGCACAACGGCAACGTCCCGTCGGCGATCGCGAGCATGCTGATGGGCAACACGCCCGAGCTGATGTTGACCTACACGCAGTACATCGAATCGATCGTCCCAGGCATGGAGGTCAGCGCGAAGAACATCTTCGGCGCACGGGGAGTCGTGCTGCCGTCGCGCTCAACGACGCACGGTTACAACAACGCGCTCGCACCGAACTTCGCGGGTGGATTCTGGGTCGGCGGTGCGTCTTGGGCAGCGCACTTCTTCTTCGACTACTATCTGTATACAGGCGACGAAAAGTTCTTGCGGGAGCACGCGCTGCCTTTCATGGAGAAGGCCTCCCTGTTCTTCGAGGACTATCTGTACGAGGGGGCGGACGGCAACTACGTGTTTTCTCCGACCCAATCGCCGGAGAACACGCCGGGCAACACCGACTCTCAAGGATCATTCAACGCGACGAGCGAGGTCGCGATGGCAACGGAGCTGCTGCGAAACACGATCGCAGCATCCCGAGAGCTGAGCGTGAACGCGGACAAGATTCCTGTCTGGGAGGCGATGCTCGCCAAAATGCCGCCCTACATGATCGGTGACGATGGCGCGCTGAAGGAGTGGTCGACGCCGCTGCTCGACGACCAGCTCAACCACCGCCACTCGTCGCACCTCTATGCGCTCTTCGACGGCATACCCGATGAGATCACAGACAGCCCCGAACTGCAAGATGCGTTCAAAAGGGTGGTCGAGATCAAGCTTGACCGCCACTGGAAAGAGAGCTCGGGGTACATGTCGTTCGGCGTCGTGCAGCTCGGGCTGGTCGCCGCGAGCCTCGGCGAGAGCGAACTTGCCTACCGCTGCCTCACACACCTCGTCAACCGTTACTGGCTGAACAACCTCGCGTCGATGCACAACCACAAGTCGCTGTTCAACATGGACATCAGCGGCGGGATGCCAGCGGTGATCATCAAGATGCTGGTGTCCTCTGGGCCAGGCCGGATACAACTCCTGCCGGCGCTGCCGAAGGAGTGGAAGGAGGGCACGATCGAAGGCGTACTTTGTCGCGGCCAGATTGAGATCGATCGCCTTTATTGGAACTCGGACCGGATTGAGCTAACGATCACCTCGAAGATCGACCAGGTGATCGACATACAGTTCGGGTCCGCGAACTCGCACGTCGCTTCTCTCCGAGCCGGCCAGGAGACTAAGTTGGTTCTCGAACGCTAAAGCCGGGACTGAAACGTCGTGCGAGGCATCTCGCCTTGGCGCGAGCCGACCAATGCGTGCGTTGCAGCACGGCTATAGGCGTTCATCGCGTCTCGGAGGAAAGCCTGGAAATGACACCATCCTGAAGGGCGGAGCCACCCGATTAAGCGCCTCTTCCTGAACCTGTGAAGAGAGGGCGCACACAGCTCTAGCCAGCCCAGACAGCGCTGCCGACCAAGAACAGCCCCGCGACCACGAGCGCCACCTCCACCACGACGATGAATTGGCGCACTTCGAGGCGGTCGAGGATCTTCTTTCCGACGAACGTGCCGCCGATCATCACGAGACCCAGCCCGAGACCGAGCCGCGCCATGTCGGCGGAGAGGGCTCCGCCGAAATAGTACGTCCCGCTTCGTGCGAAGTGCCCAAGCAGCGCGCCGAGCCCTTCGGTCGCCACATAAGCCCCCTTGACCAAACCGTAGCTGATCAGGAACGGCGCGGCGATCGGCCCGGACGCGCCGCCGACGCCCGACACAAAACCCTTGACAAGAGCGACGAACGGCAGGTGCACGAGCTTTGCCTTCACGTTCCATCGCTTGACCAGCCGCCGGGTCGGCACCATGAGCAGGACGATCACGCCGACGATCGCGGTCAGCCACCGCTCGTCGATCCGCAGGAACATCTCCGCGCCGAACACGGACGCTATCGCGCCCGGTATCCCATAAGCCAAGAACGCCTTCCAGTCGATCTCCTTCCACGAGAAGAGCGCGCGCGAACCGTTGGCGAAGATCATCGCGATCGCGAGCACGGGTATCGCCTCCGCCGCACCCATCATCAGCGCCAGCACCGACAGCGCGATGACCCCCGTGCCGAAACCGACGACGCCGCCCAGCGTCGCGGCGGCGAAGATGATCGGGATCACGACGAGCCAGTCCACAGTTTCAGATTATGGGGGGCAGTCGTCGCGCAGTGTTACCATTCGAACCCGCAGGAACGGAACTTCCGAGCCGAGGAGGAGAGAGGGGGTTAACTTGAGCTACTCGTACGACGTGTTCCGCCTCTAGTTCTCGATCCCCTTGTGATCTCTTAGGAAAACGAAGGCGTGGGAGCGGCGGCAACGCAGCAGCTCAATTAGGCTACGCGTCGGGCAGCGCTTCCATGAGCTTTTCCACGGACGGAACTCCGCCCGGGTAGAACCGTCACGACGGGACGCCGGAGGCGTCCGGCGCCGGCGCACCCATCAGGTCCTTGCCGTCGATGAGGACGGTCGGCGTGCCGTAGGCCGTCCGCACATCGGCCTCGTCAACGTCGTCCATATCGACGATCTGGAACGCCTCTGGCAGACCCTTCCTCCGCAGAGCTTCCTCGAAGCGGGAGCGCATCAGCGGCGTCCCTTTGCATCCTTCCCTTGTGAGGAAGACGATTTCGTGTTTGGGGTTTATCATTGATTCAAAGGCGCGCTTGAGGCGCGCTGGGTCGAGCAGACGCTCGTCCTGGCCGAGTTGGTGCATCCAGAAAGACGGTTCGGGCGGCTTGCTTCCCCACGTCACTTCCTTGTCGTAGAGCAGATAGACGTCCCACGCCTGATTTTGGTTGCTCGGTAGGTGCTTCTCTGGGCCGAGGAACTCGGCCCGCTCTTGGTCGCTTGGCAACTGCAACGTTGAGCCGAGAGAGCTCGGGAGCCTCCTCTTCTCGTCCCAGTAGAACCTGAACCGCTCGTCGCCGCCAAAGGAGTTCGACTGTTGGACGGCGTCGTCGTGGCTCTCATGGCCGAGCATCGGAGCCCAGAGTACGAAGAACTGTGCTTCAGCGTCGGGAAAGGCCTTGGCCAGGTCGTCAAGTGCCACACTGGCACCGCTCAAACACAGACCTCAAGTGGGTGAGAGGACGGATACGACTCGGACTAAGCCCTTCGCCGCGTTAAAGTCCTTCTCAAAAGTGTCGACGAGCAGAGATGTGATCATCTTCGTTCCTCGCTGCAACCGGTATGGCTGCCAGCATGAGCTGCAAGTTCCCTCGGCATCAGGCAGTTCCGTCCTGTCAAGGTTATTGAGGCTGTCGCTGGCCAAAAACCATTCGAAGGCTACCTAGGCGCGCTAACTCCCTGCCTGGGCCTTTCAGACAATAAAGGAAACCTTTAATCGTCTTGCGGTGTTTATACCTCCAATGGCAGCATTTCTTTACGAAAGCTCGGTGGACTCGGTCCGCTGCGACGCGTACAACGACGACCCTACGAGGGTGAGGCGCGTCGCGGACAAGATGGCGAACCAGGAGGCTCTGACGGGACTTGCCGCGATCTGTGCGGCGTTGGGCAATCCGATACGGTCGGCGATCTATGCGGCGATCCGCATCGAGCCGCTCTGCGTCTGCGAACTCAGTGCATTGCTCGGACATACTTCGCCAGCGCTGATGCACCACCTTCGGCATCTCGACCGCGCGGGTCTGATCTCCGTTCGCAAGGAGGGCAAGTTCGCGATCTACGAACCGCTCTGCAGCACGGCTGACGGCATCTTTCGAGCATTCGACAAAGACAATTGCCAAACGATTGGAACAAGAAAATGAAAAACATCCTCTCTATCGCTGGGATCGCCCTCGCGGGACTCGGCGCATCCGCATGTTGCTGGATACCCGCACTGCTGGGTGCGGGCGCAGCCGGA includes:
- a CDS encoding SBBP repeat-containing protein, whose protein sequence is MLGLRARRREAGSRLWERRFNGPGNARDEARALAVDSGGNVYVTGWSNGSGLIREYATLKYDTNGNQLWEMRYSGPGNNHDRALALVVDSAGNVYVTGESVGSGTDRDYATIKCSQAVTVPPDSFFLFRGMLTGGGLNDPFASDDSWMRVRPGITLNQSERQVQLVIEGTAPTETPSELRFRVEAHAEINNIGQWIELWNYDTNSYEQVDFMIATTVDSIVEVSITTNPERFIQAGTKNMKAKVSYKEAGIVLFFPWLISFDQSVWVITP
- a CDS encoding glycoside hydrolase N-terminal domain-containing protein gives rise to the protein MPSSILAQFLPPDRGFTSSQPAETWEHGLITGNGTIGANVFGRPLDETVIFTHERMFLPQGPPTVPPDNGARIGEIRALIAEGKYKEATGLAFEFSGQRSFMYPDPFVPVFDMNIRMDGSVADDYMRAVDFQTGETIVRWSDERGEFERRLFVSRTDGFAMMKISGPKGQVGCTVSLSPRKPDEKLGEQTVDNSNNRFLRNVADIEIEAKGSTLTWRNTFANAYPGSIQAIEGAVYAAVFGGRVVAKDGELIVSGADMVYLLIDIEPIYDTADSRVWEMALDLETTPMNYEALLDLHAEIHGELFNRMRLDLGGQEHGLTTEELLEKTSNDELNRTLIEKEFDAGRYNIICSTGELPPVLQGVWGGTYVPGWASDFTHNGNVPSAIASMLMGNTPELMLTYTQYIESIVPGMEVSAKNIFGARGVVLPSRSTTHGYNNALAPNFAGGFWVGGASWAAHFFFDYYLYTGDEKFLREHALPFMEKASLFFEDYLYEGADGNYVFSPTQSPENTPGNTDSQGSFNATSEVAMATELLRNTIAASRELSVNADKIPVWEAMLAKMPPYMIGDDGALKEWSTPLLDDQLNHRHSSHLYALFDGIPDEITDSPELQDAFKRVVEIKLDRHWKESSGYMSFGVVQLGLVAASLGESELAYRCLTHLVNRYWLNNLASMHNHKSLFNMDISGGMPAVIIKMLVSSGPGRIQLLPALPKEWKEGTIEGVLCRGQIEIDRLYWNSDRIELTITSKIDQVIDIQFGSANSHVASLRAGQETKLVLER
- a CDS encoding sulfite exporter TauE/SafE family protein — protein: MDWLVVIPIIFAAATLGGVVGFGTGVIALSVLALMMGAAEAIPVLAIAMIFANGSRALFSWKEIDWKAFLAYGIPGAIASVFGAEMFLRIDERWLTAIVGVIVLLMVPTRRLVKRWNVKAKLVHLPFVALVKGFVSGVGGASGPIAAPFLISYGLVKGAYVATEGLGALLGHFARSGTYYFGGALSADMARLGLGLGLVMIGGTFVGKKILDRLEVRQFIVVVEVALVVAGLFLVGSAVWAG
- a CDS encoding winged helix-turn-helix transcriptional regulator — protein: MAAFLYESSVDSVRCDAYNDDPTRVRRVADKMANQEALTGLAAICAALGNPIRSAIYAAIRIEPLCVCELSALLGHTSPALMHHLRHLDRAGLISVRKEGKFAIYEPLCSTADGIFRAFDKDNCQTIGTRK